One genomic window of Cytophagia bacterium CHB2 includes the following:
- a CDS encoding YgiT-type zinc finger protein — protein sequence MWRLRGNSFCRLPFGRNLKSMPCKKRENSSTNGSRNSPMITCSKCRSAMTSGTTNVNFSRNGLHIQVKNVPASLCPNCDNKTLEGKVALYIDRIVQTIIATEQPIRMRELVLEAA from the coding sequence ATGTGGAGGCTTAGAGGAAACAGCTTTTGTCGACTTCCGTTTGGACGGAATCTGAAATCAATGCCCTGCAAGAAGCGAGAGAATTCATCAACCAATGGCAGCCGAAATAGCCCTATGATCACCTGCTCAAAATGCCGCTCCGCAATGACTTCGGGAACAACCAACGTCAACTTCAGCCGCAATGGCTTGCACATTCAAGTCAAGAACGTGCCGGCCTCACTTTGCCCGAATTGCGACAATAAAACGCTCGAAGGCAAGGTGGCGCTTTACATTGATCGCATCGTTCAGACGATCATTGCGACGGAACAGCCGATTCGGATGCGCGAATTGGTGCTGGAAGCCGCTTGA
- a CDS encoding YgiT-type zinc finger protein, whose product MKRKKTSQELCPMCGQGTTHVEKLDYKLKDENGGEFTVPQLEVEICNFCGEHIFNMAAVRKARAVQGNTGKIFLRLQPTLQNALAARARNNKRSLAQEAQHLLETSLGAN is encoded by the coding sequence ATGAAACGAAAAAAAACTTCACAAGAGCTCTGCCCTATGTGCGGACAGGGCACGACGCACGTAGAAAAACTGGATTACAAGCTCAAAGATGAAAACGGCGGGGAGTTTACTGTGCCGCAGCTTGAAGTTGAAATCTGTAATTTCTGTGGCGAGCACATTTTCAATATGGCTGCTGTGCGCAAAGCTCGCGCAGTGCAGGGCAATACCGGGAAAATTTTTCTGCGCTTGCAGCCTACGCTCCAAAACGCACTGGCGGCGCGTGCGCGCAATAACAAACGCTCACTCGCGCAGGAAGCTCAACATTTACTCGAAACCAGCCTCGGCGCGAATTGA